From the Triticum urartu cultivar G1812 chromosome 4, Tu2.1, whole genome shotgun sequence genome, the window GTTTCGGGCCATGCCCGTGCTTGGGATTTTGAAACTGGTCTTTGTTGAGCCAGCCCGAAACAtggcccggcccggcccggcccggccctggaaatgatcatgttcatcggatgaaaaaaagaagaagagaggGTCAAAACTGGAAAACAGCCATCCGGGGAACGGAGTAGGGGAAGGCAAGTACCCCCACTCAAGGCACCCGAGTAAATTAATCACCATCATCTCATCAATTAAAAAGACGGAGGTTAGGGGAGGGGAGAAGGTGGGAGAAATCAGAAGCGATCagaggagagagggaaggagggagggagggaggccagcgagcgaggagagagggagagagcaGAGTTGCCTGCTTTGCTTCGTATACACCCAATCTCCCTCAACCtccacctctccctctccccggAGATTCTTCTCTCTCTCAACCGATGGACCAGCTGGTGAATTTCATCATCCGCCCGCCCAGGTGAGCTCCCCTGTTCCGTTCCTTCAGCCACCCCACCCCGCCCCACCGTCTCGATTCGGCAGGCGTAGGTTTGGATCTGAGCCGCGCGGGCTTGAGGTGCGTCGGTTCGGCTCGCTGGACTTGCGCCGCCGATTGTGCTCGCCTCCCATACGATTTGCTGTCGTTGAATTGGGGTAGGTTGATTGCTTCACGCGGTCCCCTAATTCAGGTAGATTCGTCATTGGCTTTTGCATTACGCTAGTGATGTAGATGGCACTAGCAGTTCGGTTGGTCAGATTGATGGTTATTAATTTAGGTTACATACAAATGAACTTGAGTGGCTGCCTGCCTGCAAATGTTGTGGTGTTGTGCTCACGAAATTGTTACTGTGGCATTTGAACTCTATCCTATGCTTTTTTAAGTAGTGCTTGCATTCCACCTCAGCAAGCTACTCTTCTATTCTCCTAAATACAAAAATTCCTAGATTTCCTATTACCGAGAGTTAGACAAGTCTGATGTGGGGCTACAGTAGATATTCATTAGCTGAACATGAGTAGCTATGCTTCTTTAGGTAACTCCCTAACTTGATGGTCCATACTCTGTTAACCTACTTGATACATTCCTGCGTTGCAGAGCTGACTACAGTCCAGACGATGATCTACTGGAGCAGGAGTTTATGCTCAAGGGAAGATGGTTTCAGAGGAAGGATCTGGAGGTTATATATGTTTTATATTTCCGTGTTACGGTGATAACAGATTAACAGAAACATCAGAAACCTATTTCCTTTGTTCTATTATATTACTTTTGTATGCGCTATACACATTAGAAAAAACCCTCCATCTTCATTGCCAGAAAAACTCAATACAATCTGTTGGCCTCGTTGTCTGCTAAAAAATCATGAATGGAAATTTGGATTCCATTATCAATGGCATTAAAGATGTAAATAGCATGGTCGTTCTTTAAGACGGTGTTTAATTTGGAATCATTTAACAAGTGAGGCAGGTTCAGTTTTGAACAATGCAAGTAGGATGCAAGGGATAAACAGGAAATCTGCTAGGCTGATGCCAGATCTGGGCCACTAGATGTGGCTCATTATAGGTAGCCAATGCGTAACAAGTTTGTGGGTGATCTAGGATATATATAATCACATGTAGTTTTCCATTTGAATTTTTTGGTCATATGGTAATAAAGACCACGAAGGGGAGCCTTGGTGCAGCGGTAAAGATGTTGCTTTCTTACCATGAGGTCACGGGCTCGAGTACTGGAAACAGCCTCTTGCTGAAATGTATGGAAAGGCTGCATACAGAAGACCTCAAGTGGTCGGACCCGTCCCTGGACCCTGTGCAAGCGGGAGCTACATGCACCGGGCTGCCCTTCTGTGCTATTTTGAATTTTTCAGTTCCAATAAAGAAATTCTTTGTAAAATCCATAATTTGGCTACCATTTGTCTCTAATTGGCCTATGTGCTTAGATTCTGTGATGTATAAGAAATGTACATGAgattatagtactccctccgtccggaaatacttgtcattgaaatggatgtatctagatgtattttagttctagatacattcattttcatccattttgatgacaagtatttccggacggagggagtatctatTACAGGTGTGAATTATATCTTATGACATCTTTCCCAACTTTATGCATTTGTATTGCTGTCTTGTTTGTTGCATTTGTTTATTCCTGGTGTACTGTAATAATCTGAAATTGGCTTGCTAGCTTTTTTGTCATTTATCAGATGACATAGATTACACATAATGGACATTGGCTTTCGGCTTGTGTAGGTAAATTTTGCTTTCTTATGTGGCTTGCCATGGTATATATTTGATATGCAGTCTCCTTTTTTCAGGTAGTAAATAGCCAGGGCAAGAAGTTGCAGTGTAGCCACTACATACCTGCTGTGATTCCTGAAGGAACAGCACTTCCTTGTGTTATATACTGTCATGGAAATAGGTAGAGTATATGTACACATTATCCTTTTGCTTAATAGGCTTGTTTTTCAGTTTTGGCAAAATGCCTTTCCACCTATTACTAATAAAGCACAATTCTAGTCCTTTACAAATATTTGGTAAGATAGTCTATTCTATTTTTTGCTAGGATTAATTGAACTGCGTTATTTATTTTCCAGTGGATGCAGAGCTGATGCTAGTGAAGCTGCCATTATTCTTCTACCATCAAATATTACAGTCTTTACACTGGACTTTTCAGGGTCTGGTCTCTCTGAAGGAGAGCATGTCACCTTGGGCTGGAATGAAGTGAGTTTGCCTTATGCAGATAGAAGATTAAAAAATGACGCATGGTTCTGAAACCTTCTGTTTGCTTTTATATGTTGTACATGCACAGTTAGTTCAGATGCTATTAGGTAAATTGAGAAACAAATAACACATAATAATCTGTTATGCATTTTATGTCTTTGTACAGAAATAGATAATCTTAAAATCTGTCATAACAGTGAAATGGATGGTTAGTGAAATCTAAAACTTTGTGCAGAGGATTAATGGCAGTATATACCGTTTATAGCAAGACAGTTTTTTTCCCTTCACATTGGACTGATTGTAAATGTTCCTTTACGCCAGTTGAACCACCTATTCATTTATCTCATTTTCTGCTCGGGGCCATCAACGCCTCAGTTTTTCTTGAGGCACTTAATCAAATCGTTTTCATTGCTTTCGAAGACACAATGCTGATATCGCTTTCTTTTATACAGAAAGAAGATCTGAAAGCTGTTGTTAATTATTTGCGGACAGATGGGAACATATCTTGCATTGCTCTGTGGGGCCGCTCAATGGGTGCGGTCACAAGGTGTGTTCAGTATGTTGAAATGAACTCATCATTTTCTCCTGTAGTGGTCAGAAATTAGTTAATCACGATTCCCTATTGTTCAGCTTAGTTTGCTTGTATGCTCTATGATATTCCTCTGTAATATTCGGCTTCATGTGCTTGTAGGCTTTAAAATACCCATGTGTAATATTGTTGCTTGTATTTATGTTCTTATGTGTTCGTGCGGGTAGGAACATGTACATACTTAAACACTCTAAATTTTAACTTACTCAGAATGTCTGGACTCTTTTCTTTCAGTCTAATGTATGGAGCGGAGGATCCATCAATTGCTGGAATGGTTCTTGATAGTCCATTCTCTAACCTTGTTGACTTGATGATGGAACTAGTTGATACCTACAAATACCCCTTGCCAAAATTCACGGTAAGCATAATTTGATGATGGGGATTCATCGGTTATCAATTGTTACTAGCAATGTGTATGTGTGGCTGTCGTCCCAGGGAATAGTGGAGTTGATGAGCTTGCGCTTTAGCATGGTGTTTTTGCAAATTTGTTTCCTACATAACCCACCTTATAGCACCATTTCTATAATTGAACATGGCTACTCAAAGAGCCTAATGGAGCCATTCCTGATCTTTTTTATCCAAAAGACTACTTTGTCTGTTGTTTATCAATACAGTTAGTTCCAGTGATGAATGAGCATGAGTCACTTAAAATTTAATTCAAATTATGCATGAGTTCATGTGCGCTTGTGACTGCCTAGTTAGAGTTTGTGACCACTGATTTTTGTAATTATAATTCCACATGTGTTGCTTGACTTCTGTTAATTTTATTTGTTCTAGATATGCTCCCACAACTTTGATGCATATTTGCAGATGGTATATCCCATCTTATATATTATGGAGCTTCTGTTTGTTTTGTTTAGGTAAAACTTGCAATACAGCACATGCGGAAGATTGTCAAGAAAAAAGCCAGCTTTGACATCATGGATCTTGATACCATTCAGGTTTATTATTGCCCTGATCTTGAGTTACCGGGGATACTGATATTGTTTGTTCTTAATACACATGATTTTATTTGCTATTAGCTGCTTGGAGATTTCACAAGCTTTTTCTTTGTTTTGCTCTTGTAAATAATAGTACAGCTCAGacaactagattggttttcacACAGTTTGGTCTTATCGACAAGCACAAAGCCGAATAGGAAACTGGGGAAATTATGCGAACCATTTCCTTTTAGGAAGTAGATGACGGCATAGTTACTGGATTCGGTGGGACTGGCTTCGAATCCCGATCTAGATCGATCGACCTAGATTAGGGTTGAGATTGTTGGTTCCGAACAGAATTCGTTGCCAGAGTTGCGATCCCAAGCGAACCAGAAAAATGAAATCACAGGGTGAGCGCCATGGGGAGGCTGGCTGGGAGGGAGAAGGTAGGTGGAGAAAAGATAGATGAAAGATGACGACCATCGTGCCTGGGCTCTCTATCGTCGGTCCTCCATCGCTGTTGCAGCTCTTGGCCACCATACAATATTTTTCTTTGCCTGCTGGTTGCTGGTGAAAGAAGTAGAGATGTGTAGCAGCTTAAGGACATGGAGAAGCGGAATAGCTTGGCTATAAGATGTGCCGAAACAGGAGCAAGAACGCAAGCAGCAGACGAATAGAAACGGCGTGAGCAGAGCAAGAATTATAGAAGCAATAGAAGCGCTGGGGTGGAGTTTTGTTTCCAGAAGAAGAAGTGAGCTAGGTCACGCGAAGGTTACTGGGCCATAACTGGGCCTTGTACACCAACAGGCAGGGTGTTTTTATTCAAGTATGAGTATTTTTTCCATCTATGGCATGAGCAGAGCAAGAATTGCAGAAGCAATAGAAGCACTTGGGTGGAGCTTCTTTTTTTATTCCAGAAGAGGAAGTGGAGCTAGGTCACGTGAAGGTTACTGGGCCATAACTGGGCCTCATACACCAACAGCCAGGGTGTTTTTAACTTTTTTCGAGTATGAGTATTTTTTTTCATCTACTAGATCGTTTTTTTGGAAAACGAATGAGAGCTAGCGAATAGAAGTCAACTGATTCATGAATTGGTTTCGGAATTCGCGAATCAGGGATGTATACCCCCCATCGAACTCGATTATAGTAGAAAGTACCGAACCGTGAATCTGGTAACTAAGGATGATGGTTCCTACTCCAATTGCCAACTGCATAGTGCAAGCTTATTGAATGTGATTCTGTACAGTTCGGTCTTATCGACGAACACAAAGCTGAATCGAAAACTGGGAGAGCTATGCGAACTATACTACTGTAGGAGATATCCTTTAAAAACTTAAATGCGATTCTGTTTTGACAGCGTATAGAATTATGGATATATGTTTGGTATCTGACCGTAAACCCTTCAGGTAGCAAAGCGATGTTTTGTTCCTGCTTTGTTTGGACATGCAACTGAGGATGATTTTATACTCCCGCATCATTCAGACAAAATTTGTGAAGCATATGTTGTAAGTTTCTACCTCCCCATTCAGCATGAAACATAAATTACTTCTTGTCTGTCAAGATAGTAACATATGGTATGGTTTGTCTTAATGTGTCTGCAGGGAGACAAAAACATTATAAAATTTGACGGGGACCACAATTCACCCCGACCACAATTTTACTTTGACTCGATCACAATATTTTTTCATAATGTGCTGAACCCACCTGATGTCCCTGACGATCATTATTTCCTGACACCACATGGCAGCCTTGGTCAGGTACTACAGATTGGTATTCCTCAAGTCTTGAAATGTGTTAATTTTACTTACATAGGTTCTGTatatattatttatctctattgcaTAGCCTAAGAGCCATATAtatgtgtttgtgtgtgtgtgtgtgtgtgtgtgtgtcactAATAAGGACTCCTAGACCAATAGTAATACTCCTtaacccccctccccctccctcttGAGTGTTTTTGTAGCATGAAAAGTTTTGAAAAACCTGTAGAGTCAAGCCAAAGGGGATGACGAGAAGACACCACATCAATAGAAGATACAAGAGACATATAAGAGAAGATGGGCTGTCAAAATAAGATGGCACATCAAGCATTGTTTATAAGGCGTTAAGGCGACCTAAGGCGAGCTCCACCCGCTCTGACACCCAAAGTGAGCATGCAGCGCCTTATCACGTAAGCGACGCTTAAGCGTCTAAAGGAGGGCACTTTATAAACAATTGGCATCAAGCGAATGAAGCATTGCGCATAAAATCATAGCCCAAGAAAACCGGCGGCGAAAGAAGCTCGATGTCAAGAATGAGTGTAGATCAGCAGTGCAAAAAGAGGCCATGAAATTCCTATAGAAAACCACAAGGACCACGTAGGCCACTAAAGTTGTATAGAAAGGACAAGAACCTGAAAAATAAGGCTGACACATAAAGACTTGGTTGACtcgcatggcatgagaacatgtAAAAGAGCAACGGACTTGGTGGACGCAGCGGAAAATATAGAAAAATAGAAGCTAAGAAGCACGCAAGAGACGAAGATGGAATAGCTACCGTGTATGCAGAAGAGGCTGCAGAGGAGACCGTGCAGGTGAGATGCCGGCGAGGAGCGGCAGAAAAGAGCAACTAGCGGACGAACACCCAACACCAATGGAAGGTGTATGTGCGAGACATAATCGGCAAAGAACACTGTTGACAATCAGTAGACGTTGTAATATGTTTTTTACTATCAACTGGTGGAGCAGGCCAGCACGAAAAAATGAGACAAATATTACACAGCAGCACGTAGCAGAAACAAGTAGAGAAGGCACAACAACACGTAGCAAGCAGCAACCAGGAGCATGGCTAAGAAGAGCAGCGACATATCAGCAGGAGAAGGCTGGCAGGAGGCCGCGGCGGGGCCACGAGGCCTGCAGGGTGGAGCAGCACGCAGGCTGCTAGAGCTGCACGGGTGGGCCTGTACGTGGAGCAGAGCGTGGCGGCAAGTCTGGCCGAGAACATACGAAGTGATAGCGGGCAGCCAAGAGAAGAGAGAATCTACTTGAGAAGAGCGGATCGATGGAATCTGATCGGGAGACCAAAACAAAAAATCGATTGGGAGAGTAGGATGAGCTGCGGCATCCAAGACCTAAATCTAGGCTCTAATGCCATGTCATAGATGCAACTTACCTCTTTTGCTTTTGATGGGAAGTCCTTCGTGGCTGCTTTATTACTTAAACCATGCTTACATTATCCGCTAAAAAGCTAGAAATAAACTCAGGGGGTGTGTCCAACCACAAAGTCGAGGATCAAGATATCTCTGTTGAGCTAAAACATTAGCAACCATATTAGACTATTAAAATGTTCAAAAGAACCTTTCTGAAATCTTCCTAAATACTACGACATTCTTCAATGATAGGGGCAGCCACCATGGCTTGCCCACTAGTCATGTTTAGTGCTTCCACAACAACCAAATTATCCACCTGTACCAGGAGTGAGTTTATACCAAGTTGAAGTGCCAACTTCAGACCTTCCACCAGGGCCGCTGCTTGTGCTGAGACAATATTGCCAGCATGCTCTGgttttgcagtagaagcaccaATGAAAGCACCCAGGTGATCCCGGACGACAGCACCAGAGTAATCCTCCTCAGGAAAAGATGCATCAACATTCAGAACCAGCTGACCAAACAATGGCTTCCTCCATCGATTGATGTGTGGGCTCGTATGAGGTTTGCCATTTGCCGGTACATAATTTAGCTCTAAAGCTTGAATGGCTGGACCTGTGGGAACAGGCTGTTGCACCTCCTCATTCTTTGAAATTTGCCGTCTCTGCCACCAAAGATACAAACTAGTGGCCGCGATCATCTCCGGGTGTTGGACCACATCCATGTACTGTTTTTTGTTGGTCAGTCACATAGCAAGATCTCCAAAATTTCGGTGCTCGATCTCTGCGGTGCACATGCACGGGTTATAATTTCATGTAGCCTAAGGACCTGCCACACTTCCTGTGCCTGAGCACATTTGAATAATGCGTGTGCTACATCCTTTGCGTGAGTCTGGCACACCGGGCATTGACCCGTGGTAGCAATGTGACGGTTAGCAAGTATGCCCATACATGGGATTGCATTATGCAAGTataacaaagcctttagtcccaagcaagttggggtaggctagaggtgaaacccataagatctcacAACCatctcatggctctggcacatggatagcaagcttccatgcacccctgtccatagctagctctccaatccttcaggtctctcttaacggacttctcccatgtcaaattcggtctacctcGCCCTTTCCTGACTAGCAAATCCCACAAACCGTCGTCAAATCCTGCAAACAAACTGAAACACATATGCATATTCAAACTAGCAGTTCACGCCACTTAAGACATCACCGGACTTCATACTTAAAACATAGTTTGTACTTGAACAACACCGGAGTTCATACTAGCATAAAATGAAAATTAAACAAGATCTACTCGTCATCACCATCATCGGACTTACTAACGCCGAAGTGGTGCTTTGTGAGGGAGTTGGAGAGCACTAAGGCGAGGTCGTACTCCTTCAACGTTGGCACCCACGCCGTTGCACCTTTGTCTCCTGTGGGGGCCGCCTACTCCGCCTCGAACCATGCGACCTCCGCCAGCCGGAGACGCTTGAGCGTGGGGTAGAAGATGCAGTTGAGCCTGTTGAAGTTGGTCCACGCTCGTGCTTCGGTGCTGCGGGAGTGGGCGCTGCGTTTGCTCCTTGCGCCACTCCACCAGTGGGTGGAGGAAGGAGCTCCCGGCCTCAGCGTTGTTGCGGCGCTTGCGAGGCAGCTCGCCGTCGCGGCCGCCAAGCCCCCCCCTCGGCCACCCCTCCCGCCACCCGCACACGACACCGGGGCTCAGTTCCAGTGGCTACGCTCGCCTCAAAATGATGTTGGAGGGAAGGCGATTTGCCGGTGGAGAAGTGGAAATGCGGCGGAGGAGGataagagcatctctagccgaCACCTTAAATCGCGGACCCGTAAATTGAGTTTACAGTTCGCAGAATGCGTCGGATACAGGCCGAAAATGAACCTGTAAATTTTGAAATCTGAACTTCACGGGAGAAATCAAACTACTTAAGTAGAACTAGCAGCGTTCATAGATCACCATACATAGCATTTTTTATACAAAGTAGATCGGAGGAGCGGCGGCCATCGTATACCCTACTGCCAAACTTTGGCTCACCGGAGCCATCCGGGTGCGGCGATGCTGCGACGGCAGAGTTCAGTCGTCGTCGAAGGAGACGAGGTCAACATATCTTTTGTCCTGTGCCTTGGCTTTGTGTCCCCATCCCTTGAGGTTGGCGTCGAAGTCCTGTGCCTTGGCGAGCCCCTGCTCGAGGACGATGTCGTCGAGCTCGCCTAAAGTTCAACGACGCTGCTCCATCTTCTCATGCGCATGCGCGTGACGATGGCCTTCTTAAAGATGTCCGCCTTGGCCGGGGGAGGAAATCCTCCTGCCCGATGACGCTACCGCCCGGCCGCACCGGCCCCTTTGGCTACCCTTCACCGCGCGGAGCAGCGGGAGCTTCTCCGGCTCCCTTTTCACCGGCATGAGGAGCGACGTACGGGAGCTCGACCCCCTGGCGGAGCTGCCTGCGGCGGAGGAGCTGCCCGAGCCGGAGGACAGACGCGCCTGCCTGCGGTCGTACTCCTCCGTCTTGCGGCGGAGGGCCGACGACGCTGGCTGTAGGCCGCGGTTCATGTACTTCTTCACGGTTCGCTTCCTCGAGCCGTCCGCTCTGACACACCGCTGCCGCTCGGGGTTGTCGCTGCCGTCGAAGCGGTGGCTCGAGCTCCACATCCCATGCCACATAGTGGGGAGCGGCGGCGGATTTAGCTCATCGGCGGGGAGAAATGGGAGAGGGGATTGGGGAATCGTGGCGGCGGGGGGATAGGGTTTTGCCCTGTATAGTCGCCGCAAACCCGTAGATATACCGCGTGCGGGGGGCAGTATGAGGGCCACCGTAAAATCTTTTACATGCCGGGCGACTATACGGGCTCTGGTCTGGCCCAAAAAACATGCCAAACGCATAGTCGATGGGATTTTACAGTTTTCGTGTTTTTAAGgagtctgctagagatgctctaagggAAAAGGAGGGCACAAACCCTAAATCAGCCTAGTGCCGGTATATTTTGCGGATTCGGGGGTGGTTTATGGGCCAGGCTGTTTTTACCGGACCTGTTCAGGCCGGGTTTTTGGAGCGTCCTGTAAATTTGCCGAAAAACCCCGTCTCGGCGAGCTTTTACATGAACTGCTAGAGTTGCTTGCCGGGCCGCGTTTTTCCGGTGAATTTACGGGACGCTCCAAAAAACCGGCCCGGCCTGTAAATTTTTTATGGGAGGCCCGTAAACCGCCCTTGAATCTGCAATATATACCGGCGCTAGGTTGTTTTAGGGTTGtgttctccttttcccttatcctCCTCCGCCGCATTTCTACTTCTCAGGTGACGAATTGTCTTTCCTCCGGCATCGTTTTGCGGTGAGCGTAGCCACCGGAACTGAGTCGCGATGTCGTGCACGGGTGGCGGGAGGGGTGGCCGAGGGGGGCTCGACAGCGAGCCGCCTCACAAGCGCCTTAACGACGCTGAGGCCGGGAGCTCCTTCCTCCGCCCGCCAGTGGAGTGGCGCAGGGAACAGGCGTGGCGTTCGCGTGGAGCACGGGCGTGGACCAAATTTGATAGGCTCGACCGCATCTTCTCCCCCGAGCTCAAGCATCTCCGGGCGGTGGAGGTTGCGTGGTTCGAGGCGAATGAGGCGACTGCCGCAGGAGATGAAGCTGCAGCGGCGCGGGTGCCGGCGTTGAAGGAGGAGTATGGCCTCACCTTCGTGCTCTCCAACTCCCTCATGGAGCACCACTTCGGCATTGGTAAGCTCGGTGATGGTGATGACGGGTATATCTAGTTTAATTTTCGTTTTATGCTAGTATGAACTATGTTTTCAGTATAAACTACGGTGTTGTTTAAGTACGAACTATGTTTTAAGTATGAACTCCGGTGATGTTTTAGTAtgaactactccctctgttcggaaatacttgtcggagaaatggatgtatctag encodes:
- the LOC125551822 gene encoding uncharacterized protein LOC125551822 isoform X1, with product MDQLVNFIIRPPRADYSPDDDLLEQEFMLKGRWFQRKDLEVVNSQGKKLQCSHYIPAVIPEGTALPCVIYCHGNSGCRADASEAAIILLPSNITVFTLDFSGSGLSEGEHVTLGWNEKEDLKAVVNYLRTDGNISCIALWGRSMGAVTSLMYGAEDPSIAGMVLDSPFSNLVDLMMELVDTYKYPLPKFTVKLAIQHMRKIVKKKASFDIMDLDTIQVAKRCFVPALFGHATEDDFILPHHSDKICEAYVGDKNIIKFDGDHNSPRPQFYFDSITIFFHNVLNPPDVPDDHYFLTPHGSLGQGHWDTEHDIEYRIAQSPTAPSTTTEDAIAQLRSRRLMSRMEVPSGTATKGRADRTEVLDSDIGPSSSSASTATPPNGRNGRMLTPTSDDGEYVEYSFDSVSDMPYTEEDEDRMLMQAILESLKDLDKSNTKNTQSAVSDVASKENSVAPDVVALETDASSFSVRGADAPGKDVAACNSVAKTSSVQSADRCTVNVAVSANVSGASESNGSTQVINGKSDSAESQKTTQDMNGKFGSAEPQKPTQNPNGEDGTRATLVVQKSRTGSLIDGLTQKWGSFFKNND
- the LOC125551822 gene encoding uncharacterized protein LOC125551822 isoform X2; its protein translation is MDQLVNFIIRPPRADYSPDDDLLEQEFMLKGRWFQRKDLEVVNSQGKKLQCSHYIPAVIPEGTALPCVIYCHGNSGCRADASEAAIILLPSNITVFTLDFSGSGLSEGEHVTLGWNEKEDLKAVVNYLRTDGNISCIALWGRSMGAVTSLMYGAEDPSIAGMVLDSPFSNLVDLMMELVDTYKYPLPKFTVKLAIQHMRKIVKKKASFDIMDLDTIQVAKRCFVPALFGHATEDDFILPHHSDKICEAYVGDKNIIKFDGDHNSPRPQFYFDSITIFFHNVLNPPDVPDDHYFLTPHGSLGQGHWDTEHDIEYRIAQSPTAPSTTTEDAIAQLRSRRLMSRMEVPSGTATKGRADRTEVLDSDIGPSSSSASTATPPNGRNGRMLTPTSDDGEYVEYSFDSVSDMPYTEEDEDRMLMQAILESLKDLDKSNTKNTQSAVSDVASKENSVAPDVVALETDASSFSVRGADAPGKDVAACNSVAKTSSVQSADRCTVNVAVSANVSGASESNGSTQVINGKSDSAESQKPTQNPNGEDGTRATLVVQKSRTGSLIDGLTQKWGSFFKNND
- the LOC125551822 gene encoding uncharacterized protein LOC125551822 isoform X3, whose product is MDQLVNFIIRPPRADYSPDDDLLEQEFMLKGRWFQRKDLEVVNSQGKKLQCSHYIPAVIPEGTALPCVIYCHGNSGCRADASEAAIILLPSNITVFTLDFSGSGLSEGEHVTLGWNEKEDLKAVVNYLRTDGNISCIALWGRSMGAVTSLMYGAEDPSIAGMVLDSPFSNLVDLMMELVDTYKYPLPKFTVKLAIQHMRKIVKKKASFDIMDLDTIQVAKRCFVPALFGHATEDDFILPHHSDKICEAYVGDKNIIKFDGDHNSPRPQFYFDSITIFFHNVLNPPDVPDDHYFLTPHGSLGQVPSGTATKGRADRTEVLDSDIGPSSSSASTATPPNGRNGRMLTPTSDDGEYVEYSFDSVSDMPYTEEDEDRMLMQAILESLKDLDKSNTKNTQSAVSDVASKENSVAPDVVALETDASSFSVRGADAPGKDVAACNSVAKTSSVQSADRCTVNVAVSANVSGASESNGSTQVINGKSDSAESQKTTQDMNGKFGSAEPQKPTQNPNGEDGTRATLVVQKSRTGSLIDGLTQKWGSFFKNND